The Apium graveolens cultivar Ventura chromosome 6, ASM990537v1, whole genome shotgun sequence genome contains a region encoding:
- the LOC141668211 gene encoding putative GTP-binding protein OBGM, mitochondrial has translation MWIHCRRNLQYLQNIKNFLKSPWLMQTCSYSSFKKMKNDPLQDRRMIDRFRLSAKGGDGGNGCYSIRRSRHDRRGKADGANGGRGGDVILECSPRIWDFSSLNHHINAQRGGHGASKNMIGSRGSDKVVLVPVGTVIHLVNGEIPVVVEKNSSPELDPWDVPGTVDLNPETTKQSSKNASNMSVEETKYNNSLVNSANRKKACRTLSAESLSEFPDYNKKNGVAAEDSKLWDQGSKRDLETLGSGTEPDTLGDDMSATDLGEDMEEEDDLGEDMEEEDQVEYDVAELTEPGQQIIIARGGTGGLGNLCYPKAFKNPKLVKSGKQKNKGVDDVVSEDNEDSSLSVGTPGSQAVLLLELKSIADVGLVGMPNAGKSTLLGSLSRAKPTVGHYAFTTLRPNLGNVNYVDFSVIVADIPGLIKGAHENRGLGHAFLRHIERTKVLTYVLDLAAALDGRKGVHPWEQLKDLILELEFHREGLSSRPSIIVANKIDEPGAEKVYEELKTRVPGVPIFPVCAVLDEGVEELRSSLRKLVIGEESHRLHLENIELN, from the exons ATGTGGATACACTGCAGAAGAAACCTTCAATATCtgcaaaatattaaaaatttctTAAAGTCGCCATGGCTTATGCAAACCTGCTCTTACTCTTCTTTCAAGAAAATGAAGAATGATCCTCTACAG GACCGGAGAATGATAGATCGGTTTAGGCTATCAGCCAAAGGAGGTGACGGGGGAAATGGTTGTTACAGCATTCGTCGTAGCAGGCATGATCGGCGTGGTAAAGCTGATG GTGCCAATGGTGGAAGAGGCGGTGATGTGATATTGGAATGTTCTCCCAGAATTTGGGATTTTAGTAGTCTAAATCATCACATA AATGCTCAACGAGGAGGACATGGTGCCTCAAAAAATATGATAGGGAGTCGAGGGTCAGATAAG GTCGTTCTAGTTCCTGTTGGCACGGTTATACACCTAGTAAACGGTGAAATTCCTGTTGTGGTTGAAAAGAATTCCTCCCCAGAACTGGACCCATGGGATGTCCCTGGTACGGTTGACCTCAATCCTGAAACTACTAAGCAATCATCCAAGAATGCGAGCAACATGTCGGTGGAGGAAACAAAGTATAACAATAGTTTGGTGAACTCAGCCAACAGAAAAAAAGCATGCCGAACCCTGTCAGCTGAATCACTCTCTGAATTTCCAGATTATAATAAGAAGAATGGAGTTGCAGCAGAAGATTCCAAGTTGTGGGATCAAGGAAGCAAGAGAGATTTAGAAACTCTGGGGTCTGGGACTGAGCCTGATACCTTAGGTGATGATATGTCAGCAACAGATTTGGGAGAAGACATGGAGGAAGAAGATGATTTGGGAGAAGACATGGAGGAAGAAGATCAGGTTGAGTACGATGTTGCGGAATTGACCGAACCTGGTCAACAGATAATTATTGCAAGGGGCGGAACAGGAGGCTTGGGCAATTTGTGTTATCCAAAAGCCTTTAAGAACCCCAAACTTGTGAAGTCGGGGAAACAAAAGAATAAGGGAGTTGATGATGTTGTATCTGAGGATAACGAGGATTCCTCCCTAAGTGTTGGCACACCTGGTTCTCAAGCTGTTCTTTTACTAGAACTTAAAAGCATTGCTGATGTGGGGTTGGTAGGAATGCCAAATGCTGGTAAATCTACCTTATTAGGCTCTTTGTCAAGAGCTAAGCCTACGGTTGGCCATTACGCCTTCACAACGTTAAGGCCTAATTTGGGGAATGTTAATTATGTGGATTTCTCAGTTATCGTGGCTGACATTCCAGGCCTTATAAAAGGGGCGCATGAAAATCGTGGACTTGGACATGCTTTTCTTCGTCACATAGAGCGCACGAAAGTTCTTACCTATGTCCTTGACTTGGCTGCAGCATTAGATGGTAGAAAAGGAGTACATCCTTGGGAGCAACTGAAAGATTTGATTTTGGAGCTTGAGTTTCATCGTGAGGGTCTATCAAGTCGGCCATCAATAATTGTGGCAAATAAAATTGATGAGCCAGGGGCAGAAAAGGTATATGAGGAACTGAAAACAAGAGTTCCTGGTGTTCCTATATTTCCAGTCTGTGCAGTCCTAGATGAAGGGGTAGAAGAGCTAAGAAGCAGTCTCAGGAAGCTTGTGATTGGTGAAGAATCACACAGGCTGCATCTTGAAAATATAGAGCTTAATTAA